In a single window of the Carassius carassius chromosome 26, fCarCar2.1, whole genome shotgun sequence genome:
- the LOC132106139 gene encoding gastrula zinc finger protein XlCGF8.2DB-like produces MTRKEGSQEFGEKEDNIQHEKYNFITGVKSFSCSPTEKTSQKRAQKTVDISYFTCQQCGKRFARKESLEVHMKVHTGEKPFTCQQCGKSLIHKKNLRYHMKNHTGEKPFTCQQCGKSYTQKRSLVFHMRIHTGEKPFSCKLCGKSFIQKPNLVNHMRIHTGEKPYTCQQCGKSFTHKGNHEKHTRIHTGEKPFTCQQCGRSFTQKGTLVSHMRIHTREQPLSCKVCGKSFIQIRALLNHMRIHTGEKP; encoded by the coding sequence ATGACACGGAAAGAGGGGAGTCAAGAATTCGGTGAAAAGGAAGATAATATTCAGCATGAGAAATATAATTTCATTACTGGAGTAAAATCATTTAGTTGCTCACCTACTGAAAAGACTTCACAAAAAAGAGCTCAAAAGACAGTAGATATAAGTTATTTCACCTGCCAACAATGTGGGAAAAGATTCGCCAGAAAAGAAAGTCTTGAAGTCCACATGAAAGTTCACACGGGAGAaaagcctttcacctgccaacagtgtggaaagagtttaattcacaaaaaaaacctTAGATACCACATGAAAaatcatactggagagaaacctttcacctgccaacaatgtggaaagagttatACACAAAAACGATCCCTCGTtttccacatgagaattcacacgggAGAGAAACCTTTCTCCTGCAAACTGTGTGGAAAGAGCTTTATTCAAAAACCAAACCTTGTtaaccacatgagaattcacactggagagaaaccttacacatgccaacagtgtggaaagagtttcactcacAAAGGAAACCATGAAAAACACACGagaattcatactggagagaaacctttcacaTGCCAACAATGTGGAAGGAGTTTTACACAAAAAGGAACCCTCGTTagccacatgagaattcacacgaGAGAGCAACCTTTGTCCTGCAAAgtgtgtggaaagagcttcattCAAATACGAGCCCTCCTtaaccacatgagaattcacactggagagaagccatgA